In the Desulfovibrio subterraneus genome, CGGTATGCTTCTGCAGAACCTTCTGCACGAGGGTATGAGCCATCCTATTTGTCCTCCTGTTCCTTCTTGGCGAGCCGGTTGAGCGCGTTCAGATAGGCGCGCGCACTGGCTACGATAATATCGGGGGCGGAACCGCGTCCCACGGTTTCCTTGCCATTTTCTTCAAGGCGTACGGTTACTTCGCCCTGCGCATCGCTGCCGCCGGTAATGGCGTTCACCGAGTAGCGCTTGAGTTGCGGATTGCGTCCCACAATCTGGGCAATGGCGTTGAACACCGCATCAATGGGGCCGACACCGAAGGTGGTGTGCTGCCTGTCTTCACCGTTCACTTCCATGACCACGGCAGAGGAGGGCGGCACGCCCACGTCGCTGGCCTGCACGGAAAGGTGCTTCAGGCGGTAGTTGTCCGGAATGCGGAAAACCTCTTCGAGGATGATGGCTTCCACATCCTCATCGTATACCTTTTCCTTCTTGTCTGCGAGGCCCTTGATGGCTTCGAACACGACCTGAATCTGTTCGTCATCCAGCCTGTAGCCGAGCTCTTCCACCTTGCCCTTGATGGCGTTGCGGCCGGAGTGCTTGCCGAGCACGATCTCGGTTTTCAGGCGGCCGACGGATTCGGGCGTCATGATCTCGTAGGTTTCGCGGTTCTTGAGCATGCCGTCCTGATGGATGCCGGATTCATGCGCGAAGGCGTTGGGGCCCACGATGGCCTTGTAGGGCGGAATGGGCTGGCCGATGATCATGGAGAGCAGGCGGCAGGTGGGGAAGAGCTGCTCGGTCTGGATGCGGTTTTCCAGCTGGTAGTAGCCGGAGCGGGTGCGCATGGCCATGATCACTTCTTCCAGCGAGGCGTTGCCTGCACGTTCGCCTATGCCGCTGATGGTCACCTCTGCCTGCCGTGCGCCTGCCTTGAGCGCGGCCAGCGTGTTGGCAACGGCAAGGCCGAGGTCGTTGTGGCAGTGCACGCTGAAGATGGCCTTGTGGCTGTTGGAAGCCTTGTTCATGACGTAGGAGATCATCTCGCCGAATTCCTGAGGCTGGGCATAGCCCACGGTATCGGGAATATTGATGGTGGTGGCACCTGCATCAATGGCGGTTTCCACCACGCGGGCGAGAAAATCCCAGTCGGAGCGCGAGGCGTCTTCGGCCGAGAATTCCACGTTCGAGGTGTAGTTGGCCGCGCGCTTGACTGCCTCGCGGGCCATTTCGATCACCTGCTCCGGCGACTTGCGCAGCTTGTACTGCATGTGCACGGGGCTGGTGGCGACAAAAGTGTGAATGCGGGGATCGGCCGCGCCTTTGATGGCTTCCCAGCAGCGGTCGATGTCCGGCTGGATGGCACGGCAAAGGCCCGCCACCTGCACGTCCTTGATGGTCTCTGCAATGGCCTTTACGGCTTCAAAATCGCCCTGGCTGGCGGCAGGGAATCCGGCTTCCATGATGTCTACGCCAAGAATTTCCAACTGGCGTGCGAGACGGATCTTCTCGCGGATGTTCATGGTTGCACCGGGGGACTGCTCGCCATCACGCAGGGTGGTATCGAAGATGAAAACCTTGTCAGACATGATTATGCTCCTGTTATGCGGCGCGCGCCGCGTCTGCTGTTCGTGGATTCGGGAATTTGAGACGATCCTTCATCCGGCGTGGGCCGGAAGATCAGGATAGTCGCAGGTTCGCGAATTGCCTGACGAACGACAGATGATGCAGTTGTCTGAAATCGATAGTTACGACTGCGTGTGCCATGAGGTTGCTCCTATGGCCTTGTGCGGACCTGTTCCGCGTTCTGTCGGTGCTCCGTTAGCCTAGGGGCCGACGGAGTATACACAAAAATGGTAAATGGAGAAGTGGAGAGCGACTACTCGCTATGACCTGTGGATAGGTCACCTAGTAGCTTGGAGGAGCGCCGGGATAGGAAGAGGAAGGTGTAAATCGGACCGGAAATGATGTAACCGGCGATCACCAAAAATCCCAGCAGCTTGGGCTCACTGATAATGAGCACGAAGAGGAGGATGGCAGAAACCATCGAGCTGAATGGATGGGCCTTGAGGAACCCGTATTCCTTGAAGGAGGCGTAGCGCACGCGGCTGACCATGAGGAAAGCGGCTACGAACGTGGTGCCGAGGGCAAACGCGGGGAAGTAGGGCGCAAAGCCTTCGGGCAGGTATGGTGCAAAGAACACCATGGTGGCCAGAGTACAGCCCCCTGCGGGAGAGGGCAGGCCGATAAAGAATTTTTTGGGCGTTACAGCGGTGGAAACGTTGAACCGCGCAAGCCGCAGAGCGCCGCAGGCGGCGAAAAGGAATGCCACGGCAATGCCGAGGCGACCGAAGGCGTGCAACTGCCACTGATACATCATGAATGCGGGAATAACGCAGAAGGCGGAGCAGTCGGCCAAAGAGTCGTACTGCACCCCGAATTCACTGGCGGTATTGGTCAGGCGGGCTACCTTTCCGTCCAGTCCGTCCATGAGGGCGGAGAACAGAATGGCTACGGCGCACATCTCGAAATTGCCATCAGCCGCCCAAATCATTCCCATGAAGCCGGAGAAAAGGCTTGCAGTGGTGAAGAGATTCGGGAGGATGTAAACGCTCTTTCGAGGAGTTTTGCGCTGTTCGCTCATGCCGTTTGCCAAAATATCCGTAAGAAGTTGCTCTGTTTAATTGCCGTTTTCGGTCTTGCGCTGCGCCAGAACGGACTGGCCTGCAAACACTTGTTCGCCGATGCGCACAGTGGAAACATAGTCGTCCGGCAGATAAAGGTCAACCCGTGAACCGAATTTGATCATTCCGAAACGTTCTCCGCGGCCGAGGCCTTCGCCTTCTTCAACGCGGCACACAATGCGGCGGGCGATAAGACCGGCTATCTGCACCATGGTCCAGTGTCTGCCTTCAGCGTCCTGCAGATTGTAGGCGCAGCGTTCGTTGTCGGTGCTTGCCTTATCCCATGCGGCGTTCAGGTATTTGCCGGGGTGGTACTTGATTCCGGCCACCGTGGCTTCCACGGGGGAGCGGTTCACATGCACGCTGAACACGTTCATGAAAACGCAGATGCACTGGCGGGGTTCGCCGGTGAACGGGTCGGGCATGTGCTGAATCTTGATGATCTTGCCGTCTGCGGGGCTGACTGCCAGACCGGGGGCCGAAGGTACCACGCGTTCCGGATCGCGGAAGAAGTGGAGGCAGAACCAGAACAGAACAAGAAACACGATGGTAAGGGGCCACCAGCCAAGCAGA is a window encoding:
- a CDS encoding 2-isopropylmalate synthase; translated protein: MSDKVFIFDTTLRDGEQSPGATMNIREKIRLARQLEILGVDIMEAGFPAASQGDFEAVKAIAETIKDVQVAGLCRAIQPDIDRCWEAIKGAADPRIHTFVATSPVHMQYKLRKSPEQVIEMAREAVKRAANYTSNVEFSAEDASRSDWDFLARVVETAIDAGATTINIPDTVGYAQPQEFGEMISYVMNKASNSHKAIFSVHCHNDLGLAVANTLAALKAGARQAEVTISGIGERAGNASLEEVIMAMRTRSGYYQLENRIQTEQLFPTCRLLSMIIGQPIPPYKAIVGPNAFAHESGIHQDGMLKNRETYEIMTPESVGRLKTEIVLGKHSGRNAIKGKVEELGYRLDDEQIQVVFEAIKGLADKKEKVYDEDVEAIILEEVFRIPDNYRLKHLSVQASDVGVPPSSAVVMEVNGEDRQHTTFGVGPIDAVFNAIAQIVGRNPQLKRYSVNAITGGSDAQGEVTVRLEENGKETVGRGSAPDIIVASARAYLNALNRLAKKEQEDK
- the pssA gene encoding CDP-diacylglycerol--serine O-phosphatidyltransferase yields the protein MSEQRKTPRKSVYILPNLFTTASLFSGFMGMIWAADGNFEMCAVAILFSALMDGLDGKVARLTNTASEFGVQYDSLADCSAFCVIPAFMMYQWQLHAFGRLGIAVAFLFAACGALRLARFNVSTAVTPKKFFIGLPSPAGGCTLATMVFFAPYLPEGFAPYFPAFALGTTFVAAFLMVSRVRYASFKEYGFLKAHPFSSMVSAILLFVLIISEPKLLGFLVIAGYIISGPIYTFLFLSRRSSKLLGDLSTGHSE
- a CDS encoding phosphatidylserine decarboxylase family protein yields the protein MRKASIGLTPEGVPSLALTGLATLTFALLGWWPLTIVFLVLFWFCLHFFRDPERVVPSAPGLAVSPADGKIIKIQHMPDPFTGEPRQCICVFMNVFSVHVNRSPVEATVAGIKYHPGKYLNAAWDKASTDNERCAYNLQDAEGRHWTMVQIAGLIARRIVCRVEEGEGLGRGERFGMIKFGSRVDLYLPDDYVSTVRIGEQVFAGQSVLAQRKTENGN